The stretch of DNA GAGAGTGGTTACAATTATATTTACGATTGTGATATTAAGGGATTCTTTGACAATATTCCTCATAAAAAGTTAATGAAGATACTTAATAAATATATAGCTGATGGAACTATACTCGATCTAATTTGGAAATGGCTTAAAGCGGGCTACATGGAAGAAGGAAAGTATCACAAAGTAGACTCAGGAACCCCGCAAGGGGGTGTGATTTCACCATTACTTGCGAATCTCTTTCTAAATGAACTTGATTGGGAACTTGAAACCCATGGAATTCACTTCGTCAGATATGCCGATGATTTCCTCTTATTTGCCAAAACAAAAGAGGAAATTGTGCGTGCAGAATCAATAACAAAACAAAAGCTAGCTGAATTAGGGCTTGAGATCTCCATCGAGAAAACGAAAATCGTCGATTTTAACCATGATGATTTTGATTTCCTTGGATTCACTTTTGAGCACTGGAGGAAAAGGAAGAGAGATGGAAAACCATACTACATAGCTAAACCAAAGGATTCTACATGGAAAGACTTTCGCCAAAAGATAAAGGATAAAACAATGAAATCCCTAACTTTTAGCAAAGAAATGTGGGTTGAACGTGTGAATCAAGTAATACGGGGAAAAGTAAATTACTTTTTAACACTTTGGAATGCGATAAACGAGAATAAAAAGTATGGAAGAGAATTTTCATGTTTCTTCAACGTTTTCAGAGATAACTTATTAGCCATAGATAGCTATATAAGAAGAAGACTAAGAGTAGCAATGATACATGACCATCCAAGTCAAAACAAAGGGCATAAGATGAAAACAAAATGGGGAATAGAGTTCTTTGCGAGGATTGGATTAGTTCCAGCATTTCAATATTATTATGGAAAGCAATATGGACATACCATTGAGGACTACATTCAGTACATGAAGGTAAAACAAGAAAAGAAATATAAAAGAAAACTACAAAGAGCCAAAGAACGTGGAGAGGTTTACTTCACAGCCAAAAGAGTCCAAATGATTAACTGTGCACAGGGTAAAACAAGGTATTCAATGTAACATGTTGGTAAGCCGTATGCCTTAATAGGGCACGTGCGGTTTGATAAGGGGGAAGCCTCGTGAGAGGTTTCCCTACTTTATTTTATAAAAGGTGAAATTAATGCCAGTATAGGAAATAATTTCAAATTTATATGTGGTTCTGATTTCCGGAAATGTTATTGTAATATAACTGCCATCCTTGTAAACGAATTAACATGCCCTTGTTCTTTGTATCAGAAAATTTCATGTTAAGATGATTAAAGTTAGCTGCGAAAGAACATGGGAGGTAAAAAAATGATAAATAAAATTAAAACTTTCATTGCAGTTGTTGCACTCTCAGGAACTGTAGGTGCTAATGTACAAGCTGCAGAATTAACTGTACATGATGGGGATACCTTATGGGATCTTTCTCGAGTACATAATACATCTGTGGAAAACATTCAAAAGTGGAATCACCTTTCTACTGACCTTATTCATCCTGGAGATGTATTAACGATTGCAACTGAAAAGCAATACACAGTGGTGAAGGATGATACACTCTGGGATATTGCAAAGGAATTTCAAGTATCGGTTGCAATGATTAAAGAATGGAATAAATTAAATACTGACCTGATTCATCCAGGGTTACAATTAGTGATCTATGATGAAATAAATAACTTTTCTACTGGGAAGATGGTTGAACCAGCAAAAGCTCCAGTAGTCTCAAAAGCTCCGGAGGTTTCTACTAAAGAATCAAATACTCCAAAGAGCGAGGAGACAAAAGTGGAGGCCACTTCAACAAGTGTTGCTAGTAAACCTGTAGTTCCAGTACCAACAAAAGCCGAGGAAACTTCAAAGGAAATCAACGTTAAGGCTACTGCATATACTGCATCGTGTGAAGGGTGCAGCGGTACTACTGCAACAGGACTCGATTTAAATGCTAACCCTGGTGCCAAGGTAATTGCAGTTGACCCCTCTGTCATTCCACTAGGCAGTAAAGTTCTTGTTGAGGGATACGGTGAAGCGATTGCGTCAGATACAGGTGGAGCAATCAAAGGAAACAGAATTGACGTATTTATCCCTTCAGAAGAAAAAGCACTTGAATGGGGTAGGAAGGAAATAAAAGTTAAAATATTAGACTAAAACAAAAGCTGCCAAATTTGGCAGCTTTTTTGTAGATAAGCAAGTATAAACATTGTCACCTCCACGATCTTGATACTGTGGTATTTTATGCCTCAACCCAATAGAAAGAAGTCCGACCGGTAAATAGAAGAAATTTCTAATGCCCGAGGTAAGGGAAAAAGCTCACGAATGGTAAATAGAAGAAGTTTCTAATGCCCGAGGTAAGGGAAAAAGCTCACGAATGGTAAATAGAAGAAAGTTCTAATGCCCGAGGTAAAGGAAAAAGCTCACGAATGGTAAATAGAAGAAGTTTCTAATGCCCGAGGTAAAGGAAAAAGCTCACGAATGGTAAATAGAAGAAGTTTCTAATGCCCGAGGTAAGGGAAAAAGCTCACGAATGGTAAATAGAGGAAGTTTCTAATGCCCGAGGGAAAGGAAAAAGCTCACGAATGGTAAATAGAAGAAGTTTTTTGACCTAATGGATGATGGGGAACCAATGGCTCCACCAATATTTTTATGTGAAGAGTGTGGTGGGCAAATGTATCAAGGATATTATGAGGGAGTCCATGGCATAAAATACAGATTATCGGATATTCTTTAACAAAAAAAGGACCGGGCGGTTTTGCTAACGGGTTCTGTTACCTATCACAAAACTTAAAAATGTATATGAAAATGACCATTAATTTGTATGTGAATTTGATGGTCATTTTTTATTGATATAACGCTCCAAATCACAAAAATAGGCGTGAAACTGTAGTCAAATTTGTATAACAAATATGTAGGATTACAGAGACTTCTGTTACCTTACATTTTAGACTGCAAAATGCTGTTTTTTTTAATAAAAAACCACGCTTTCCTTTGGTCTTGGCTCTGTTATTATTCATTTTTGATTTTCGTGTAGGTATGAGAATTCATAGGCGGAGAATTTCCGGTTAATGTATAAAAAGGAAGAGTAAGAAGAAGATATAAGCGGAGATATTCCGGTTAACTGCTCTAAATAAGACAAAATCCAAAGATTTTGATCATATAACCGGAAAAACTCCCTTTATTTTTAAGGAAATATGGGTATTTCCCAAGATAAACGGAATTTTTCCGTTTATTTTTCAAAGAAATCCACATCCAGTTGTAACCGAGCCTTGACCTTAAAATGCTCTATACATTAGGTTTAACGGCACTTTGTAATGTTTTTACATAACAAAAAGCCCTGCATTTAGCAGGACAAAATGTATAACAAATAGGAGCACATTTTTAAATGCATTTTTATAAAATGTGACAAGTATCCGAACCCATTACGGTTTTGCCCGTTTTTTTTATTGTAAAAAAACAAGCCGGATTAGCCGGCTTGTTTGACAAGTGTTTTGGCTCCGACTGTTTTTCTTTGGTAGAAGAACCAGTTCAAACCAAATGCAACAACATAGAATCCAATAAAGAAATAGAACGCAGTAACAGGTGTACCAGTCGCCTTAACAGACCATCCAAATAACTTAGGAATAAAGAATGAGCCATATGCTGCAAATGCTGCAGAAAAACCGATTACTGGTGCTGCCTCTTTTGGAATAAAGATGTTTGGAATCATTTGAAACGTTGAGCCTGAGCCGATTCCAGATGCAAGGAAAAGAACTAGGAAAGCAATTAAGAATCCAGCAAATTGCTTGTCA from Bacillus sp. SLBN-46 encodes:
- the ltrA gene encoding group II intron reverse transcriptase/maturase; translation: MNQELKFKWHSVYGQILFDRKLKTAWEKVKSNNGAGGIDGETVTSYASNEEKNLKQLLQKLRLKEYTPSPVRRKYIPKKNGKLRPLGIPNIEDRIVQQAVVNVLEPKCEELIFHKWSCGYRPNLGAKRVMQIITWNIESGYNYIYDCDIKGFFDNIPHKKLMKILNKYIADGTILDLIWKWLKAGYMEEGKYHKVDSGTPQGGVISPLLANLFLNELDWELETHGIHFVRYADDFLLFAKTKEEIVRAESITKQKLAELGLEISIEKTKIVDFNHDDFDFLGFTFEHWRKRKRDGKPYYIAKPKDSTWKDFRQKIKDKTMKSLTFSKEMWVERVNQVIRGKVNYFLTLWNAINENKKYGREFSCFFNVFRDNLLAIDSYIRRRLRVAMIHDHPSQNKGHKMKTKWGIEFFARIGLVPAFQYYYGKQYGHTIEDYIQYMKVKQEKKYKRKLQRAKERGEVYFTAKRVQMINCAQGKTRYSM
- a CDS encoding LysM peptidoglycan-binding domain-containing protein, producing the protein MINKIKTFIAVVALSGTVGANVQAAELTVHDGDTLWDLSRVHNTSVENIQKWNHLSTDLIHPGDVLTIATEKQYTVVKDDTLWDIAKEFQVSVAMIKEWNKLNTDLIHPGLQLVIYDEINNFSTGKMVEPAKAPVVSKAPEVSTKESNTPKSEETKVEATSTSVASKPVVPVPTKAEETSKEINVKATAYTASCEGCSGTTATGLDLNANPGAKVIAVDPSVIPLGSKVLVEGYGEAIASDTGGAIKGNRIDVFIPSEEKALEWGRKEIKVKILD